The window TGTAGGGTGCTTTCAAAAGCAGCGTCATGGTGACAGCCGCCACGGCGCTCACATAACCAATTGAAAGGTCAATTTCGCCAAGCAACAAAACAAAAACAACGCCATACGCAATCGTGGTAATCCCCGCCATCTGAACAATCAGGTTCACGAAGTTGCGCGCCGTCAGAAAGTTTTCATTCTGTGATTGGAAAATGACGGCAATCACGATCAACCCCAACACAATGGGCAACGATCCCAAATCCCCCGCGCTCACTCGCTTGAAGTATGTGCGCAAATAGTCCCCCACGCTGAGAGTGGGCTGTGCTGCCATCAAGCCATTGGCGGGGCTTCTTTCATTGGCGGTCATTTTCCAACCTCCATCCCAGGCACATGCGACAACTTGCCAGCCGTAATCGCATGCACCACTTCTTGCTGTGTCGTTTCAGCCGTGACATACTGGGCAACCCGTTGCCCCAGCCGCAAGACGGTAATACGATCGGCAACCTCAAAGATATCGTGCAAATTGTGCGAAATCAAGATGACACCAATCCCCTGGTCGGCAAGGCGGCGCACCAAATCAAGCACCTGACGCGTTTGCGCCACCCCAAGAGCAGCCGTCGGCTCATCCAGAATGACGAGGCGCGAATTGCGCATGATGGCTTTCGCAATCGCCACCGCCTGCCGCTGCCCCCCAGAGAGGCTCGCCACAGGCAAACGCACGGAACGCAACGTCGTGACTGACAGGGAATCAAGCGTTGCAAGGCACTCTTTCTCCATCGCATCCTCATCCAGCCGCCAGCCCCATTTCACCTTTTCGCGCCCCAAAAACATGTTGGCAACCACATCCAGATTGTCCGCCAACGCCAAATCCTGATAGACAACCTCAATCCCCAAGGCGGCGGCATCTCGCGGCGAATGAATCTCGACTTTACGCCCATCGAAGTAAATGTCGCCTTCATCAAATGTATGAATACCCGCAATGCCCTTGATGAGGGTGGATTTTCCCGCGCCGTTGTCTCCCACCAACGCCATCACTTCCCCCGCGCGGACCTCAAAATCAACCTTGGAAAGGGCTTGCACAGCGCCAAATCGTTTGGAAACACCTTTCAATTCCAGCAATGGTCGCTCGCCCATGCGACAACTCCTTTTGCGTTTTCATTGTGCGCCTCTCTGGTGGGGGGCGTTTGCCCGCGCCCCCCACCTGTGTGAGGAAAGGCACTCAGCCGCTTAGCGGTCTGCCGGGCAATACTGCTCGAATTCTCCCACACAAATTTCATCCCATGTGCGGAAGCCGTCAGCAATCACCGTTTCGGCGATATTGTCTTTGGTCACGGCAACAGGCGTCAGTTTGACGAACGGAATATCGTTTTGCCCATTGTTGATGGTGGCGTTCGCAATCGCCGAGACATCTTCACCACGCAGCAGGCGAATAGCGGCATCGGCGGCGGCTTCTGCTTCCAAGCGGATAGGCTTGTACACCGTCATCGTCTGCCACCCCGAAAGAATGTTCTGGATACCGCCAACGGTAGCATCCTGCCCACTAAGGGGCACCGGCCCCAAGCCCTGGCTCTTCAACGCTGAAATGACCGAGTTCGCCAAGCCGTCATTTGCCGCAAAGACAGCGTCCACATCTCCACCCGCATCGGTCAAAATCTGCTCGAAGATGACGAGGGCTTGCTGGTTATCCCAATCCGGTACAGCCTGGTCGGCGACCAGTTCCCACGCGCCGGAGTCGTAGTAGGGCTTGGCAACTGAATAGTACCCTTCGCGAAAGAGTGTTGCGTTGTTATCGGTGGGGGAACCATTGAGTTGTACCACACGCTTCGGATTGTCAGGGAGTGCGTTGATGATAGGTTCCAGCGTGCGCCCCATCAACTCACCCACCGCCACGTTGTCAAAACTGACATACAAATCGGCGCCAGGACCCTCAATCGTGAGACGGTCGTAGTCAATCACTTTCACGCCGGCTTCCCGCGCCTGTGCAATAATGGCGGCGCCACTCCCGCTATCCAGGTTGACCAACAAAATCACTTTTGCGCCGTTCGTGATGGCTTGTTCCGCCTGTGTCTGCTGGACACGCGCATCACCCTCGGCGTTCACAATCGTGTACTTGACGCCTGCGGCTTCAAAAGCCTGCTCGAAATAGCGGCGGTCGTCGTTTTCCCAGCGCGCCGATGAAGCACTATCGGGGAGCAAAACCGCAATGCTTCCCTCCATGCTTTCGCTACTGCCTGCTTCCTGGTTGCCGCTCTCTTCAGAAGATGAGCCGCCACCGCACGCTGTGAACGCCAACAACAACACCAGCATGACCAAAAGACTCGCCAATTTTCGCATGATTCTCTCCTCCCAAGAGGTTGACGATTGAAAAAGCCCTCAAACGACAGCACGCCCAGCAAGAAGCATTTTCAGTGCAGGTCTCACCTCCCTTCACGCGCTCCGCGGTTTCATGTTCCATGCTATCCTCCGCAAGGCGCACATTCAACCCCTCATCCCCCCTGTGCCCATAGGGGAAATCCCCTACACGTATGCGGGGTTTCACACCGTTGGCATTTGCATGACGAAATCGGTATACTGCCCAGAGAAGTGTCAGGAAGGAGGGGAGAAAATGCACAATCCCGTGCATGTCCTTGTCGCCGACGACCACGAGGTTGTACGAGCGGGCATTGCCAATGCACTCAACGAAATGGCGCATGTTCGCGTCGTCGCCGAGGTGGGGAGCGGTACTGAATTATTCGAGGCGCTTCAGCGTTTTCAGCCCAACGTGCTCTTACTCGACATTGCCATGCCCCACTTTGACCCGCTGCGTGATATTCCGCTCATTCGCCAAACATACCCCCATCTGAAAATTCTCGTGGTCAGCGCCTACGATGACGACATGTACGTGCAGGGGCTTTTACGCGCAGGTGTGCATGGCTACCACCTCAAAGACCAGCCATTGAGCACGCTGCAAACCGCTATCACGCAAATTTTGCGTGGGGAACGCTGGTTGTCGGGGCGGCTCATCAACAAACTGGTGGACGCTTCCCCACCCCCACGGTCCCCGCTCCTGACTGACCGTCAGCGGGAAATTTTGCGCCTTTTGCAACAAGGGCTCGACAACTGTTCCATCGCCCGCCAAATGGGCGTAAGCGTCAAAACCGTCGAAAACCATCTCACACGCCTCTACCGGCGCTTGGGCGTGCAAAGCCGTCTGGAAGCCGTCCACTATGTGAACGAACACCCAGAACTGCTAGCCGAACCGGTCTCCTCTGCGCCCACCAGCCCGCCATTGCCCACCGCCCCACCCTCCGACCTGGTTGTGCTCGTCGTGGACGACAACCACCGCTACCGCCAGCGCTTACAACGCATTGTGCGCAAAATCGCTCCCGGTGCGTTGGTGTGTGAAGCCGCCTCACTGGCGCAAGCCGCGCACATGGCAAAACGTTTCCAGCCAAGGTTGGCGTTGGTGGATGTGGTTCTTGGAGATGAAAGCGGTATCGAAGGGGTGCGACGCATCAAGCAAGCATCACCCCACACCCGCGTGGTGCTCATCAGCGCCTATCCCGACCGCGAGTTTCACCGTTCAGGCATCGCCGCTGGTGCGGTCGCCTTCCTCGACAAAAAAGACCTCGACGCCGACGCGCTGCGCCTGGTGATTGAAGACGCCGCCCGCTAGCCGCGCAACGCCAGCGCTTCCGCATACATGGCTTCTACCCGCGCCACCATCTGCGCCACATCGAACTCTTGCAGCGCACGCTGCCGCGCAGCCGACGCCATGGCGCGCCGCATGTGCGGTTGACGCACCAGCGTGTTGACGGCTTCCGCCAGCGCCGACGGATCGCGCGGGGGCACCACCAACCCCGTGACACCATGCTGGTTGACCCACGACGTCCCCGTGCCCACCTCGGTGGTGATGAGCGGCAACCCCGCCGCCATGGCTTCCAGCAACACCGTGCCAAACGCTTCACTCCGCGCCGACGCCGGCAACACGAACACATCCGCCGCATGGTAGAAGGCGGGCAACTGCTCATCGGGCACTTCGCCCACAAAATGCACCCGTTCATGCACACCGGCTTCATGGGCAACGGTGCGCCACGTGTTCAACATGGGTCCTTCACCCACAATGAGCAAACGCGCCTCTGCAATCGCCGGCAACGCCCGCAACAGCCAATCCACCCCCTTGTAGTAGCGCAGTTTCCCCACAAACAAGAGCAACGGCGCGCCATCGGGCGCATAACGCCGACGCACCGCCGCCACCGCCGCCCCATCCGCCTGGGTGAAACGCGCCGTCTCAATGCCAAGCGGCACGATGCGCACACGCTCCCGAAACCGCTGCAAAACGGGGCTTGTTTCAGCATAGCGGGGGCTGGTCGCCAAAATGCGGTCGGCTTTGGCGAGCGCGCGCTGCATCAGCGGCGCATAGAGTTTGAGCCACCCCTGCTGGCGCACAACGTCGCTGTGGTAGGTGAGCACCGTTGCGCGTGCGCGCCCAAACAGCCAATAGGCCACTTCCGCCACGGGGTAGGGAAAATGCAGATGCGCCACATCGGGACGCAATCGCCGCAATACAAGCGGAAACGCGACGCTGAGCGGAGCGCTCGCCACTGTGGCAAGCCGCCCCGCTTTGATGATTTCGACGCCGTTGCGCACCTCGCGCCGTGTACGGGGCGTGGGGTCTGTCACCAGCACGGTGACACGATGCCCACGTGCGGCTTGCGCTTCGGCAAGTAGTTTGATGTGGTTTTCGATACCGCCCAACACGGGGAAGTAGTCTTTGTAGAGATGCAGAATGTGCATGGCTACGCGTCTCCATACCAGGCGTTCAACACGTAAATCGCCTGCGCCGTCAACCAGCGGCTGAACGCGCCTTCGGCTTCCAGCGGGGCGGCGGCGG of the Ardenticatena maritima genome contains:
- a CDS encoding ATP-binding cassette domain-containing protein, whose product is MGERPLLELKGVSKRFGAVQALSKVDFEVRAGEVMALVGDNGAGKSTLIKGIAGIHTFDEGDIYFDGRKVEIHSPRDAAALGIEVVYQDLALADNLDVVANMFLGREKVKWGWRLDEDAMEKECLATLDSLSVTTLRSVRLPVASLSGGQRQAVAIAKAIMRNSRLVILDEPTAALGVAQTRQVLDLVRRLADQGIGVILISHNLHDIFEVADRITVLRLGQRVAQYVTAETTQQEVVHAITAGKLSHVPGMEVGK
- a CDS encoding sugar ABC transporter substrate-binding protein, yielding MRKLASLLVMLVLLLAFTACGGGSSSEESGNQEAGSSESMEGSIAVLLPDSASSARWENDDRRYFEQAFEAAGVKYTIVNAEGDARVQQTQAEQAITNGAKVILLVNLDSGSGAAIIAQAREAGVKVIDYDRLTIEGPGADLYVSFDNVAVGELMGRTLEPIINALPDNPKRVVQLNGSPTDNNATLFREGYYSVAKPYYDSGAWELVADQAVPDWDNQQALVIFEQILTDAGGDVDAVFAANDGLANSVISALKSQGLGPVPLSGQDATVGGIQNILSGWQTMTVYKPIRLEAEAAADAAIRLLRGEDVSAIANATINNGQNDIPFVKLTPVAVTKDNIAETVIADGFRTWDEICVGEFEQYCPADR
- a CDS encoding response regulator; amino-acid sequence: MHNPVHVLVADDHEVVRAGIANALNEMAHVRVVAEVGSGTELFEALQRFQPNVLLLDIAMPHFDPLRDIPLIRQTYPHLKILVVSAYDDDMYVQGLLRAGVHGYHLKDQPLSTLQTAITQILRGERWLSGRLINKLVDASPPPRSPLLTDRQREILRLLQQGLDNCSIARQMGVSVKTVENHLTRLYRRLGVQSRLEAVHYVNEHPELLAEPVSSAPTSPPLPTAPPSDLVVLVVDDNHRYRQRLQRIVRKIAPGALVCEAASLAQAAHMAKRFQPRLALVDVVLGDESGIEGVRRIKQASPHTRVVLISAYPDREFHRSGIAAGAVAFLDKKDLDADALRLVIEDAAR
- a CDS encoding glycosyltransferase — translated: MHILHLYKDYFPVLGGIENHIKLLAEAQAARGHRVTVLVTDPTPRTRREVRNGVEIIKAGRLATVASAPLSVAFPLVLRRLRPDVAHLHFPYPVAEVAYWLFGRARATVLTYHSDVVRQQGWLKLYAPLMQRALAKADRILATSPRYAETSPVLQRFRERVRIVPLGIETARFTQADGAAVAAVRRRYAPDGAPLLLFVGKLRYYKGVDWLLRALPAIAEARLLIVGEGPMLNTWRTVAHEAGVHERVHFVGEVPDEQLPAFYHAADVFVLPASARSEAFGTVLLEAMAAGLPLITTEVGTGTSWVNQHGVTGLVVPPRDPSALAEAVNTLVRQPHMRRAMASAARQRALQEFDVAQMVARVEAMYAEALALRG